The Nitrospirota bacterium nucleotide sequence ATGGTGGACGGCAGGGGGCAGTACTGGGAGAGCCACGTCTGCGGCTCCTGCGGAAACGAAGTGGCGGTGTGCATCAACCCGCGGAAGGATGAACCGGGACGGGAGGGAGCGCCCCGCAAGGCGCAGTGAGGGCGGCCCTCAGGGGCCGCCGCCCGAGGCCTCCCTGGCCCAGGCGTCTATCCTCGCCGCCCGGTGGCGCCAGATGTCCCTGAGCTGCTCCTCTATCTTCCAGATGTGAAGGAGCCTGCCCAGAGGGCCCAGGGGCAGGGCGTAGAGGACCTCGTCGCGCATCAGGGTCTGCCGGGCCGCGGCCCGGTCCGACACCTCGCCGGTACGCTTGGTCTTCTGAACACCTCCACCGGGTTTATGAGAAGGAGTCCGTGACTCCTCGAGGACGTGCAGGTGGCCCCAGTAGGCGTAGGGCCCCCTGACCTGGATATCGCGGAACCTCTCCGGCGGATGGTAATCGACGATGCGGCTTCGCCAGGGGATGCGCAGGCCGGCCCAGCGGATGGTGTAGTCGAACTCCGCGCCCTCGAAGACGCCCCTTTCGGCCTGCCGGGGGTCGGTCATGCGGAAGTCCAGCCAGCCCGGCGTTATGGCGAAGAGGTTGGCGGGGTCCTCGAAGAAGGTGAAGGCCTTCTCCCGGGGCAGGGGCAGGAGCTGGGAGGCGGTGAGCCTGTAGGCCCCCCTGTGGAGGCGCTCGATGCCGAAGGTGAAGCTCCCGGGCGGCTTCATGGGGCGGGCTACTTCTTCTCCCAGCCCCGGCTCTGCATGCACTCGGTGAAGTACTTCTCGAAGAGGTCGTGGTCCACCCGGCGCTTCACCACGGGCTCGGCGTAGATGGTGTCCTTCTGCTTCTGCTTGACCGTGTAAGTGACGGTGGCCGATTCCCTGGCGATGACCTTGCAGGCGAACGTGTCCTGGCGCAGGTCCGTGTCCGTCTTGCCGGGGCTCTGCCACCGGGGGGCGCAGGCGGCCAGGCCCAGGAGAATCGCAACAAGGAGGAAGAGCCTTTTCATCGGATGGCGCTCCTTTCGGTTTTGCCCGTTCTCCCCGATTGTAGCACGGGGAGGCGGGGGTGTCTCCCCGCGGGCAGGGGGGCTACTGCGCCCTGACCTCCCAGGTGGGCTGAAGGAACCGCTCGCCGTCCCGCTCCTCGATGATGTATGAGTAGGAGTCCTTTCCGCCGGAGGAGGCCACCCCGGCGATGACGCCCAGCCGCTGGCCGTTGCTCACCAGGTAGGCGGTCTCTCCCACGTCCTTGCAGAAGGCCGCCGCCTGCTCGGGGATGTCCGCCTCCGCGCAGAGGCCCTGGGCGCCCTCCGGGGCGGGGCCTTTGGCCGCGGGGGTCTCAAGCGCCCTGTAAAGCCCGCCCAGGGCAATGAGAAGCACGACGACGATGACCGCCGTAACCACCGCCTGCGACCAAAGCCGCTTGCCGCAGTACGGGCAGGTGCGTGCCCCGCTGGGGATGTTGGTCTGGCAGTAACGGCACTTCTTTACCCTCATGGACTCTCCGCGCTCACGGAAGATGGGATATTTTAGTGGGCGGGCCCCACGGTGTCAAACGGTAATGGTACGGCGATAGTGCTGAAGGGCATGGTGCTAAGGGGCACTGGTGCCCGGAACGGCGTATGGGAACGCGTTCCCGTGGACGGGTTCCGCCCCGGGGGTGTATGTTGGGGCGGGATGAAGGGCGAGGCGCTGATAAGGGAGCTCGCCCGGGAGCTTACGGCCGAGGAGCTTCCGGAGGGCTACCGCCAGATGGCTGCCGTGGTGGGCGTGGAGAACACGCTCAAGCTGGCGGAGTACCTGGGCGGGATGCACGTGTACTTTCCCAAGCTCGACAGCCTGATGAAAAGGCGGCGGGACGAGCGGATACGGAGGGAGTTCACCGGCCTGAACCACCGGGAGCTGGCCCGGAAGTACGGGCTTACGGAGAAGTGGGTGCGGAAGATAGTGCAGCGGGGGCCTTCGCGTCCGTGAGGCGGGCGCGGACTTTACAAGCCTCGCTCATTTTCGGAATTGGAGGGTCAAAATAAAAAGGGGCCACGCTGCGCACATGACCCCTTTGCGTTCGGTCCTCTGCCGCGACCTTTCTAATATAAGGAGTCTCTAGCTCGTCCCTTCCGTCGGGGGAGTGATTTCTTCCCTCTTGGGGGCTACCGGAGCGGCTTTTCTGGCGACCTTTTTGGCGGCCCTTTTCGGCGCGGCCTTTTTCCGGGCGACCTTTTTCCGGCCGACCTTCTTGGCCGCCTTTTTGGCGACTTTCTTGGCGGCCTTCTTGGGCGGCCGTCCGCGGCGGGCGGCCTTCTTGGCCGTCTTGGCCTTTTTGCGGGCCTTCTTTACGCCCTTGGGCCTGCCCCTTCTCCTCGGAGCGCCTTCGGCCAGGGCCTGGTCCTTGATGCTCTGGAGGTAATCATCTATCGCTTTAGCCCTCCGCCTCTCCGGCAAGAGGGCGACGAGCGCGCTTAGCTCCCTGGCAATGTCCCGGGTGAGGTTATTCAGCTCCTTCACCCTCTGCTGGCTCTGTTTCCTGATTTCCCTGATAACGTCCATAGACCGCTCCTTTCATTCTTGTGGTTCAAAAACTGCTGCCATTATATCACAGTTTTATCTTTTTTAAAGATGTTTTTCGGTTTTTTTGGGGAGAATTATTTGGGGTGATTAAAAGAGATCCTTGGTGCGGCGG carries:
- a CDS encoding Mor transcription activator family protein, which codes for MKGEALIRELARELTAEELPEGYRQMAAVVGVENTLKLAEYLGGMHVYFPKLDSLMKRRRDERIRREFTGLNHRELARKYGLTEKWVRKIVQRGPSRP
- a CDS encoding zinc ribbon domain-containing protein, which codes for MRVKKCRYCQTNIPSGARTCPYCGKRLWSQAVVTAVIVVVLLIALGGLYRALETPAAKGPAPEGAQGLCAEADIPEQAAAFCKDVGETAYLVSNGQRLGVIAGVASSGGKDSYSYIIEERDGERFLQPTWEVRAQ